The segment AAGAATTGCGCAGTCGATGGTTTCGCGGTCGATCTTGAGACACAGAGCAGCAGAGAACCACAGAGGCAGCAGGCTGGTTTCTCGTTTTCCTCTGTGAGCACCGTGCCTCCGTGTTTTCGTTTTTCATCGGTCGCATGTGTGAGGTTCTTGGCGTTCGGTTACTTTTTTGAATCGCTCCGGTTTCCTGCGGCGGTGTTTGTGGTTGTCTCGGCCTACTTGACCAACTTGGCCTTTTATGAACCGCTAGGATTGGCCGCAATGATGGTGACCTTCCTTGAAGAGACAAGGGACATGGAGCCGGATCCGGTGTGGGACGAGCGTCTGACTGCGGCCAGCAGCAAGTTCACCGAACTCAAGGATCGGGCAGTCGAAAGCATGTCCGAGTGGAACGATCGAGGCAACCGCGATCAAAGTGGCGCTGATGAAAACCAATGACGTCGCGGCATCCCGTTTGTTAGGCTTGGCATGCTCTGATTCGGGACTCAACGCGTTACGAGACCTGCCCTCTTGGCTCCGCTTCTCGAGTCGCACAGGGCTCACCCGCTAGGTCGATCGTGAACTCGACGGTCGTCGGTCCTCCCGGTTTGGAATCGATCTTCACTGATCCGCCGATCAGATGGGATCGTGATTTCATCGTTCGAACTCCATAGCGGTCAGCCGGCACTTCGTCGGGGGCGAAGCCGACTCCATTGTCGGTGATGGCTAACGAAAACTCGTTTCCTCGTTTGGAAGCAGCGACCGTGATCTTGGTCGCTTTGCCATGTCGCAGTGCATTTCGGATCGCTTCGACCGAGATTCGGTAAGCGGTGGTGGCGACGGCCATTGGGAGTTGGGTCGATCGATGATCGATTTGCCAATCGATGGCTGGTCGCTGGCCCGATGGATCATCGATCACG is part of the Novipirellula artificiosorum genome and harbors:
- a CDS encoding sensor histidine kinase, whose translation is MGESSRSPSALSDQLTQLIETERAAIGHEIHDSLLPLLFAASAGLHRLLDTAAKDLPAESKELHDHKRLAQVADWIDEAMQTGRQILNAAYPVELDRSSWSDAARGTIDRVIDDPSGQRPAIDWQIDHRSTQLPMAVATTAYRISVEAIRNALRHGKATKITVAASKRGNEFSLAITDNGVGFAPDEVPADRYGVRTMKSRSHLIGGSVKIDSKPGGPTTVEFTIDLAGEPCATREAEPRGQVS